One genomic window of Coffea eugenioides isolate CCC68of chromosome 1, Ceug_1.0, whole genome shotgun sequence includes the following:
- the LOC113756333 gene encoding linoleate 13S-lipoxygenase 2-1, chloroplastic-like, translated as MLYICRLRTHACTEPYIIATNRQLSGLHPIYRLLHPHFRYTMEINALARGFLISANGIIENSFSPGNISIQLSSVVYNQEWRFDHQALPGDLISRGMAVEDPSAPHGLKLAIEDYPFANDGLILWDILKQWVVDYVNHYYRDAKAIQSDDELQAWWTEIRTIGHGDKKDAPWWPVLKTPDDLVGIITTIIWVTSGHHAAVNFGQYDFAGYFPNRPTTARVTMPCEEPSDERWERFLVRPEVELMACFPSQVQATTVMAILDVLSNHSPDEEYLGGQIEPFWAEDPIIKGKYEEFAGRLKQLEGIIDERNADEKLKNRFGAGLVPYTLLKPYSESGVTGQGVPNSISI; from the exons ATGTTATACATTTGCAGGCTAAGAACTCATGCTTGCACAGAGCCCTACATAATTGCAACCAATAGGCAACTTAGCGGACTGCATCCAATTTACAGACTGTTACACCCTCATTTTCGATACACAATGGAGATCAATGCTTTGGCTCGTGGATTCCTTATCAGTGCAAATGGGATCATTGAGAACTCATTCTCCCCTGGAAATATTTCCATTCAACTAAGTTCTGTAGTTTATAACCAAGAATGGCGGTTCGATCATCAAGCATTGCCAGGGGACCTAATTAGCAG AGGAATGGCTGTGGAGGATCCAAGTGCACCACATGGCTTGAAGCTAGCAATTGAAGATTATCCTTTTGCCAATGATGGATTGATCCTTTGGGATATCCTCAAACAGTGGGTTGTAGATTATGTGAATCACTACTATCGTGATGCCAAAGCTATACAATCTGATGATGAGTTGCAAGCATGGTGGACGGAAATCCGAACAATAGGTCATGGAGATAAGAAAGATGCGCCCTGGTGGCCTGTGCTGAAAACCCCTGATGATCTAGTTGGAATCATAACTACAATCATATGGGTTACCTCAGGACACCATGCTGCTGTAAACTTTGGCCAATATGATTTTGCTGGATATTTTCCAAATAGGCCAACTACTGCTAGAGTCACTATGCCTTGCGAAGAGCCAAGCGATGAAAGGTGGGAAAGGTTCTTAGTGCGACCTGAGGTTGAGCTGATGGCTTGCTTCCCATCGCAGGTTCAAGCAACAACTGTTATGGCAATCCTCGACGTTTTGTCTAATCATTCCCCTGATGAGGAGTATCTAGGAGGACAGATAGAGCCATTTTGGGCAGAGGATCCCATCATAAAAGGTAAATATGAAGAATTTGCCGGGCGACTAAAGCAGCTCGAAGGAATTATTGATGAAAGAAATGCTGATGAGAAACTGAAGAACAGATTTGGAGCTGGACTGGTGCCATATACACTCTTGAAGCCATATTCAGAATCAGGAGTAACTGGACAAGGGGTCCCAAATAGTATCTCCATTTGA